From the genome of Mugil cephalus isolate CIBA_MC_2020 chromosome 2, CIBA_Mcephalus_1.1, whole genome shotgun sequence, one region includes:
- the LOC125004370 gene encoding adhesion G protein-coupled receptor E5 isoform X3: protein MGFKRELIFLALMYALVKCDTCRVGLAKKRGTCVDIDECNDTRNLCGNDSRCFNTNGSYYCQCNPGYINSKGNNTNFTAVDGQCQDINECNNNKNICGPKASCSNLYGSYVCNCQLGYTNVSGKGCEDIDECWEAEKEEDDICGEKGTCKNLNGSYWCKCQKGYTNYGKERMPCSELNCNSFTPDGGPPQTLKGLGAILFMMRNSCLALSSSSAGGEGNAEGDALLEQLFTATEEILSPRHPGHLNSTEGMSGLLSTVEKSILFIGPQLKGNRTKIETTTADAEIAVQRGKTPPTGQVHLESENASLDIDWTTAAGTETYPGFAMAALLSYKNLETSMNHSFNDIKKDEDEDSVESSFQVFSKVVSVVVSNPSTDKLSHHVNITLRHLQNIEDSSNVSYICAYWDESGAWSTHGCLQQYSNETYTICTCNHLSSFAVLMARHKMKHTFGLMVVTKIGLIISLLCLILCILTFKFCRSIQGTRTTIHLHLCICLFMADLVFLAGISQTKPEGGCKFVAALLHFFFLGVFTWMLLEGVQLYRMVVLVFNASIRPLYLYVTGYGAPLVIVAISGIIRPQGYGTDEHCWLSLNNGLIWSFFGPVCIIIILNVFFFIITVWKLAQKFTSLNPDLSKLHKIKAFTVTAIAQMCILGLMWVFGAFLFEEDTTVVAYIFTILNSLQGALVFIMHCLLSKQVRDEYAHFLSCICAQEKKRYSDFSSTNPSSSQSQQSQSGQHTGESHI from the exons ATGGGGTTTAAGAGGGAACTCATTTTTCTCG CCTTGATGTATGCACTGGTGAAATGTGACACGTGCCGTGTGGGCCTCGCAAAAAAACGTGGAACTTGTGTCG ATATCGATGAGTGTAACGACACTAGGAATCTATGCGGGAACGATTCGAGGTGCTTCAACACAAACGGAAGTTACTACTGTCAGTGTAACCCTGGCTACATTAATTCTAAGGGGAATAATACTAACTTCACAGCAGTAGATGGGCAGTGCCAAG ATATCAACGagtgtaacaacaacaaaaacatctgcgGTCCTAAGGCCAGTTGCAGTAACCTGTATGGCAGTTACGTATGCAACTGTCAGCTTGGGTACACCAATGTCAGCGGTAAAGGCTGTGAAG ATATTGATGAATGCTGGGaagctgaaaaagaagaagacgacatATGTGGAGAGAAAGGGACATGTAAGAATCTTAATGGGAGTTACTGGTGCAAGTGTCAGAAAGGATACACCAATTATGGCAAGGAAAGGATGCCATGCTCGG AGCTTAACTGTAATAGCTTCACTCCTGACGGCGGCCCTCCACAg ACGCTCAAAGGCCTGGGAGCCATTTTGTTCATGATGAGAAACAGCTGTCTGGCTCTGTCGAGCTCGAGCGCTGGTGGTGAAGGGAACGCAGAAGGAGACGCTCTGTTGGag CAACTTTTCACAGCGACTGAGGAGATTCTGTCCCCTCGGCACCCTGGACACCTGAACAGTACTGAAGGTATGAGTGGGCTGCTCAGCACGGTGGAGAAATCTATTTTATTCATTGGTCCTCAACTCAAAGGCAACCGCACCAAGATAGAGACCACAACGGCAG ATGCAGAGATTGCGgttcaaagaggaaaaacaccGCCTACTGGGCAAGTCCATTTGGAAAGTGAAAATGCAAGTCTCGACATTGACTGGACAACAGCTGCTGGGACCGAAACTTACCCCG GTTTTGCCATGGCTGCTTTGTTGAGCTACAAGAACCTTGAGACATCCATGAACCACTCATTTAATGACATCAAAAAGGATGAAGACGAAGACAGTGTGGAATCCAGCTTCCAGGTCTTCTCTAAagttgtgtctgttgttgtctcCAACCCGTCCACTGACAAACTGAGCCACCATGTCAACATCACTCTCAGACATCTCCAG AACATCGAGGATTCTTCTAATGTCAGCTACATCTGTGCATACTGGGATGAGTCAGGGGCCTGGTCCACACATGGTTGTCTTCAGCAGTATTCCAACGAGACTTACACAATTTGTACATGTAACCACCTGAGCAGCTTCGCCGTACTCATGGCCCGTCATAaaatgaag CACACCTTTGGGCTCATGGTGGTGACCAAGATAGGCCTGATCATatctctgctgtgtttgatACTGTGCATCCTGACGTTCAAGTTCTGTCGCTCCATACAAGGGACCCGCACCACCATCCACTTGCACCTCTGCATCTGCCTCTTCATGGCAGACCTCGTCTTCCTGGCTGGCATTTCACAAACTAAACCTGAG GGTGGCTGCAAGTTCGTTGCGGCGTtgcttcacttcttcttcttgggcGTATTCACATGGATGCTGTTAGAAGGGGTGCAGCTGTACCGCATGGTCGTCCTTGTGTTCAATGCCAGCATTCGGCCTCTCTACCTATATGTCACAGGTTATGGGGCGCCTCTTGTTATCGTCGCAATATCTGGCATCATTAGACCACAAGGCTACGGCACTGACGAGCA CTGCTGGCTATCCCTGAACAACGGCCTCATCTGGAGCTTCTTCGGCCCGGtgtgcatcatcatcatcctgaatgtttttttcttcatcatcactgtcTGGAAGCTTGCTCAGAAGTTCACCAGCCTCAACCCAGACCTCTCCAAACTGCACAAAATTAA AGCTTTCACCGTGACGGCCATAGCCCAGATGTGTATTCTGGGTCTGATGTGGGTATTTGGGGCCTTCTTGTTTGAAGAAGACACCACAGTAGTGGCATATATTTTCACCATCCTCAACAGCCTGCAGGGTGCACTGGTCTTCATCATGCACTGTCTGCTGTCTAAACAG gTGAGAGATGAGTATGCCCATTTCCTCTCCTGCATCTGCGCgcaagagaagaagagataCTCAGACTTCAGCAGCACCAATCCTTCCAGCAGTCAGTCACAA CAGTCGCAGAGTGGGCAGCACACCGGAGAATCCCACATATGA
- the LOC125004568 gene encoding basement membrane-specific heparan sulfate proteoglycan core protein-like isoform X1, producing MNVCVCVCVCVCVCVCEISSALPVCAVAGQAPVISVEPRVATVRQGESVSFRCQVGSGAQLVQLEWRRAHNQAFADNVKVDGSVLTVAKARPGNQGQYRCLASNSAGRGSASAVLNVKHAPKVHLTPAGPLQVRIGDPVSVECRATGRPRPTLIWKRQGSTLHLVTEETSDVSTIQWPAVRPEDSGVYICQAENIEGITEIKIQIHVVTGLGAPVASVSATEMTVVEGHAVTMECQATGSPTPVITWSKLRAPLPWKHTVAGGVLTLTSVGRQDSGQYICNATNIHGFSEAYTQMEVEAPPYATCLPDQVRLQPGDALQVQCLAHGSHPIRYTWSRVGRASMPPAAETTRDGTLRIARVKQGDSGTYKCVATNHIGSSEALAKVIIKA from the exons atgaacgtgtgtgtgtgtgtgtgtgtgtgtgtgtgtgtgtgtgtgtgtgagatatcATCAGCTCTGCCTGTCTGTGCAGTGGCTGGCCAGGCTCCTGTCATCTCAGTGGAGCCCCGAGTTGCTACTGTGCGCCAAGGAGAGTCTGTCAGTTTTAGGTGCCAAGTGGGGAGTGGTGCACAACTAGTCCAACTGGAGTGGAGGAGAGCCCATAACCAAGCATTTGCAG ACAATGTGAAGGTTGATGGGTCTGTGCTGACAGTCGCTAAGGCCCGACCTGGAAACCAGGGACAGTACCGCTGTCTTGCATCCAATTCTGCCGGTCGCGGCTCTGCCAGCGCCGTGCTCAACGTCAAAC ATGCTCCAAAAGTGCACCTGACTCCAGCCGGGCCCCTGCAGGTCAGGATAGGTGACCCTGTGTCAGTGGAGTGTCGTGCCACAGGCAGGCCGCGCCCCACTCTGATCTGGAAACGCCAGGGCTCCACACTGCACCTGGTTACTGAGGAAACAAGTGATGTCAGCACCATACAG TGGCCTGCAGTACGTCCCGAGGACTCAGGAGTTTATATTTGCCAGGCTGAGAACATTGAGGGCATAACAGAGATCAAAATTCAGATCCACGTCGTGACAGGCCTTGGAGCACCAGTGGCTTCAGTGAGCGCCACAGAAATGACAGTGGTGGAGGGACATGCGGTCACAATGGAGTGTCAGGCCACTG GTTCCCCCACTCCTGTCATCACCTGGTCCAAGCTAAGAGCACCGCTGCCATGGAAACACACGGTGGCTGGTGGAGTTTTGACACTCACCAGCGTGGGGCGCCAGGACTCAGGGCAATACATCTGCAATGCCACCAACATACATGGCTTCAGTGAGGCGTACACgcagatggaggtggagg CCCCTCCATATGCCACCTGCCTGCCTGATCAGGTGAGGCTCCAACCCGGAGATGCCCTCCAGGTGCAGTGCCTCGCCCATGGCTCTCATCCCATCCGGTACACATGGAGCCGGGTGGGCAGGGCGAGCATGCCTCCTGCAGCAGAGACCACAAGGGATGGCACGCTGAGGATAGCCCGCGTCAAACAGGGCGACAGTGGCACATACAAATGCGTGGCAACCAACCACATAGGCTCCAGTGAGGCACTGGCCAAAGTTATCATAAAAG CTTAA
- the LOC125004568 gene encoding basement membrane-specific heparan sulfate proteoglycan core protein-like isoform X3: MDLSPGALILCSLLCAVAGQAPVISVEPRVATVRQGESVSFRCQVGSGAQLVQLEWRRAHNQAFADNVKVDGSVLTVAKARPGNQGQYRCLASNSAGRGSASAVLNVKHAPKVHLTPAGPLQVRIGDPVSVECRATGRPRPTLIWKRQGSTLHLVTEETSDVSTIQWPAVRPEDSGVYICQAENIEGITEIKIQIHVVTGLGAPVASVSATEMTVVEGHAVTMECQATGSPTPVITWSKLRAPLPWKHTVAGGVLTLTSVGRQDSGQYICNATNIHGFSEAYTQMEVEAPPYATCLPDQVRLQPGDALQVQCLAHGSHPIRYTWSRVGRASMPPAAETTRDGTLRIARVKQGDSGTYKCVATNHIGSSEALAKVIIKA, encoded by the exons ATGGATTTATCACCTGGGGCTCTGATCCTGTGTTCTCTCTTATGTGCAG TGGCTGGCCAGGCTCCTGTCATCTCAGTGGAGCCCCGAGTTGCTACTGTGCGCCAAGGAGAGTCTGTCAGTTTTAGGTGCCAAGTGGGGAGTGGTGCACAACTAGTCCAACTGGAGTGGAGGAGAGCCCATAACCAAGCATTTGCAG ACAATGTGAAGGTTGATGGGTCTGTGCTGACAGTCGCTAAGGCCCGACCTGGAAACCAGGGACAGTACCGCTGTCTTGCATCCAATTCTGCCGGTCGCGGCTCTGCCAGCGCCGTGCTCAACGTCAAAC ATGCTCCAAAAGTGCACCTGACTCCAGCCGGGCCCCTGCAGGTCAGGATAGGTGACCCTGTGTCAGTGGAGTGTCGTGCCACAGGCAGGCCGCGCCCCACTCTGATCTGGAAACGCCAGGGCTCCACACTGCACCTGGTTACTGAGGAAACAAGTGATGTCAGCACCATACAG TGGCCTGCAGTACGTCCCGAGGACTCAGGAGTTTATATTTGCCAGGCTGAGAACATTGAGGGCATAACAGAGATCAAAATTCAGATCCACGTCGTGACAGGCCTTGGAGCACCAGTGGCTTCAGTGAGCGCCACAGAAATGACAGTGGTGGAGGGACATGCGGTCACAATGGAGTGTCAGGCCACTG GTTCCCCCACTCCTGTCATCACCTGGTCCAAGCTAAGAGCACCGCTGCCATGGAAACACACGGTGGCTGGTGGAGTTTTGACACTCACCAGCGTGGGGCGCCAGGACTCAGGGCAATACATCTGCAATGCCACCAACATACATGGCTTCAGTGAGGCGTACACgcagatggaggtggagg CCCCTCCATATGCCACCTGCCTGCCTGATCAGGTGAGGCTCCAACCCGGAGATGCCCTCCAGGTGCAGTGCCTCGCCCATGGCTCTCATCCCATCCGGTACACATGGAGCCGGGTGGGCAGGGCGAGCATGCCTCCTGCAGCAGAGACCACAAGGGATGGCACGCTGAGGATAGCCCGCGTCAAACAGGGCGACAGTGGCACATACAAATGCGTGGCAACCAACCACATAGGCTCCAGTGAGGCACTGGCCAAAGTTATCATAAAAG CTTAA
- the LOC125004370 gene encoding adhesion G protein-coupled receptor E5 isoform X1 yields MGFKRELIFLALMYALVKCDTCRVGLAKKRGTCVDIDECNDTRNLCGNDSRCFNTNGSYYCQCNPGYINSKGNNTNFTAVDGQCQDINECNNNKNICGPKASCSNLYGSYVCNCQLGYTNVSGKGCEDIDECWEAEKEEDDICGEKGTCKNLNGSYWCKCQKGYTNYGKERMPCSELNCNSFTPDGGPPQTLKGLGAILFMMRNSCLALSSSSAGGEGNAEGDALLEQLFTATEEILSPRHPGHLNSTEGMSGLLSTVEKSILFIGPQLKGNRTKIETTTADAEIAVQRGKTPPTGQVHLESENASLDIDWTTAAGTETYPGFAMAALLSYKNLETSMNHSFNDIKKDEDEDSVESSFQVFSKVVSVVVSNPSTDKLSHHVNITLRHLQVVPHNIEDSSNVSYICAYWDESGAWSTHGCLQQYSNETYTICTCNHLSSFAVLMARHKMKHTFGLMVVTKIGLIISLLCLILCILTFKFCRSIQGTRTTIHLHLCICLFMADLVFLAGISQTKPEGGCKFVAALLHFFFLGVFTWMLLEGVQLYRMVVLVFNASIRPLYLYVTGYGAPLVIVAISGIIRPQGYGTDEHCWLSLNNGLIWSFFGPVCIIIILNVFFFIITVWKLAQKFTSLNPDLSKLHKIKAFTVTAIAQMCILGLMWVFGAFLFEEDTTVVAYIFTILNSLQGALVFIMHCLLSKQVRDEYAHFLSCICAQEKKRYSDFSSTNPSSSQSQQSQSGQHTGESHI; encoded by the exons ATGGGGTTTAAGAGGGAACTCATTTTTCTCG CCTTGATGTATGCACTGGTGAAATGTGACACGTGCCGTGTGGGCCTCGCAAAAAAACGTGGAACTTGTGTCG ATATCGATGAGTGTAACGACACTAGGAATCTATGCGGGAACGATTCGAGGTGCTTCAACACAAACGGAAGTTACTACTGTCAGTGTAACCCTGGCTACATTAATTCTAAGGGGAATAATACTAACTTCACAGCAGTAGATGGGCAGTGCCAAG ATATCAACGagtgtaacaacaacaaaaacatctgcgGTCCTAAGGCCAGTTGCAGTAACCTGTATGGCAGTTACGTATGCAACTGTCAGCTTGGGTACACCAATGTCAGCGGTAAAGGCTGTGAAG ATATTGATGAATGCTGGGaagctgaaaaagaagaagacgacatATGTGGAGAGAAAGGGACATGTAAGAATCTTAATGGGAGTTACTGGTGCAAGTGTCAGAAAGGATACACCAATTATGGCAAGGAAAGGATGCCATGCTCGG AGCTTAACTGTAATAGCTTCACTCCTGACGGCGGCCCTCCACAg ACGCTCAAAGGCCTGGGAGCCATTTTGTTCATGATGAGAAACAGCTGTCTGGCTCTGTCGAGCTCGAGCGCTGGTGGTGAAGGGAACGCAGAAGGAGACGCTCTGTTGGag CAACTTTTCACAGCGACTGAGGAGATTCTGTCCCCTCGGCACCCTGGACACCTGAACAGTACTGAAGGTATGAGTGGGCTGCTCAGCACGGTGGAGAAATCTATTTTATTCATTGGTCCTCAACTCAAAGGCAACCGCACCAAGATAGAGACCACAACGGCAG ATGCAGAGATTGCGgttcaaagaggaaaaacaccGCCTACTGGGCAAGTCCATTTGGAAAGTGAAAATGCAAGTCTCGACATTGACTGGACAACAGCTGCTGGGACCGAAACTTACCCCG GTTTTGCCATGGCTGCTTTGTTGAGCTACAAGAACCTTGAGACATCCATGAACCACTCATTTAATGACATCAAAAAGGATGAAGACGAAGACAGTGTGGAATCCAGCTTCCAGGTCTTCTCTAAagttgtgtctgttgttgtctcCAACCCGTCCACTGACAAACTGAGCCACCATGTCAACATCACTCTCAGACATCTCCAGGTAGTCCCACAT AACATCGAGGATTCTTCTAATGTCAGCTACATCTGTGCATACTGGGATGAGTCAGGGGCCTGGTCCACACATGGTTGTCTTCAGCAGTATTCCAACGAGACTTACACAATTTGTACATGTAACCACCTGAGCAGCTTCGCCGTACTCATGGCCCGTCATAaaatgaag CACACCTTTGGGCTCATGGTGGTGACCAAGATAGGCCTGATCATatctctgctgtgtttgatACTGTGCATCCTGACGTTCAAGTTCTGTCGCTCCATACAAGGGACCCGCACCACCATCCACTTGCACCTCTGCATCTGCCTCTTCATGGCAGACCTCGTCTTCCTGGCTGGCATTTCACAAACTAAACCTGAG GGTGGCTGCAAGTTCGTTGCGGCGTtgcttcacttcttcttcttgggcGTATTCACATGGATGCTGTTAGAAGGGGTGCAGCTGTACCGCATGGTCGTCCTTGTGTTCAATGCCAGCATTCGGCCTCTCTACCTATATGTCACAGGTTATGGGGCGCCTCTTGTTATCGTCGCAATATCTGGCATCATTAGACCACAAGGCTACGGCACTGACGAGCA CTGCTGGCTATCCCTGAACAACGGCCTCATCTGGAGCTTCTTCGGCCCGGtgtgcatcatcatcatcctgaatgtttttttcttcatcatcactgtcTGGAAGCTTGCTCAGAAGTTCACCAGCCTCAACCCAGACCTCTCCAAACTGCACAAAATTAA AGCTTTCACCGTGACGGCCATAGCCCAGATGTGTATTCTGGGTCTGATGTGGGTATTTGGGGCCTTCTTGTTTGAAGAAGACACCACAGTAGTGGCATATATTTTCACCATCCTCAACAGCCTGCAGGGTGCACTGGTCTTCATCATGCACTGTCTGCTGTCTAAACAG gTGAGAGATGAGTATGCCCATTTCCTCTCCTGCATCTGCGCgcaagagaagaagagataCTCAGACTTCAGCAGCACCAATCCTTCCAGCAGTCAGTCACAA CAGTCGCAGAGTGGGCAGCACACCGGAGAATCCCACATATGA
- the LOC125004370 gene encoding adhesion G protein-coupled receptor E5 isoform X2, which translates to MGFKRELIFLALMYALVKCDTCRVGLAKKRGTCVDIDECNDTRNLCGNDSRCFNTNGSYYCQCNPGYINSKGNNTNFTAVDGQCQDINECNNNKNICGPKASCSNLYGSYVCNCQLGYTNVSGKGCEDIDECWEAEKEEDDICGEKGTCKNLNGSYWCKCQKGYTNYGKERMPCSELNCNSFTPDGGPPQTLKGLGAILFMMRNSCLALSSSSAGGEGNAEGDALLEQLFTATEEILSPRHPGHLNSTEGMSGLLSTVEKSILFIGPQLKGNRTKIETTTADAEIAVQRGKTPPTGQVHLESENASLDIDWTTAAGTETYPGFAMAALLSYKNLETSMNHSFNDIKKDEDEDSVESSFQVFSKVVSVVVSNPSTDKLSHHVNITLRHLQVVPHNIEDSSNVSYICAYWDESGAWSTHGCLQQYSNETYTICTCNHLSSFAVLMARHKMKHTFGLMVVTKIGLIISLLCLILCILTFKFCRSIQGTRTTIHLHLCICLFMADLVFLAGISQTKPEGGCKFVAALLHFFFLGVFTWMLLEGVQLYRMVVLVFNASIRPLYLYVTGYGAPLVIVAISGIIRPQGYGTDEHCWLSLNNGLIWSFFGPVCIIIILNVFFFIITVWKLAQKFTSLNPDLSKLHKIKAFTVTAIAQMCILGLMWVFGAFLFEEDTTVVAYIFTILNSLQGALVFIMHCLLSKQVRDEYAHFLSCICAQEKKRYSDFSSTNPSSSQSQSQSGQHTGESHI; encoded by the exons ATGGGGTTTAAGAGGGAACTCATTTTTCTCG CCTTGATGTATGCACTGGTGAAATGTGACACGTGCCGTGTGGGCCTCGCAAAAAAACGTGGAACTTGTGTCG ATATCGATGAGTGTAACGACACTAGGAATCTATGCGGGAACGATTCGAGGTGCTTCAACACAAACGGAAGTTACTACTGTCAGTGTAACCCTGGCTACATTAATTCTAAGGGGAATAATACTAACTTCACAGCAGTAGATGGGCAGTGCCAAG ATATCAACGagtgtaacaacaacaaaaacatctgcgGTCCTAAGGCCAGTTGCAGTAACCTGTATGGCAGTTACGTATGCAACTGTCAGCTTGGGTACACCAATGTCAGCGGTAAAGGCTGTGAAG ATATTGATGAATGCTGGGaagctgaaaaagaagaagacgacatATGTGGAGAGAAAGGGACATGTAAGAATCTTAATGGGAGTTACTGGTGCAAGTGTCAGAAAGGATACACCAATTATGGCAAGGAAAGGATGCCATGCTCGG AGCTTAACTGTAATAGCTTCACTCCTGACGGCGGCCCTCCACAg ACGCTCAAAGGCCTGGGAGCCATTTTGTTCATGATGAGAAACAGCTGTCTGGCTCTGTCGAGCTCGAGCGCTGGTGGTGAAGGGAACGCAGAAGGAGACGCTCTGTTGGag CAACTTTTCACAGCGACTGAGGAGATTCTGTCCCCTCGGCACCCTGGACACCTGAACAGTACTGAAGGTATGAGTGGGCTGCTCAGCACGGTGGAGAAATCTATTTTATTCATTGGTCCTCAACTCAAAGGCAACCGCACCAAGATAGAGACCACAACGGCAG ATGCAGAGATTGCGgttcaaagaggaaaaacaccGCCTACTGGGCAAGTCCATTTGGAAAGTGAAAATGCAAGTCTCGACATTGACTGGACAACAGCTGCTGGGACCGAAACTTACCCCG GTTTTGCCATGGCTGCTTTGTTGAGCTACAAGAACCTTGAGACATCCATGAACCACTCATTTAATGACATCAAAAAGGATGAAGACGAAGACAGTGTGGAATCCAGCTTCCAGGTCTTCTCTAAagttgtgtctgttgttgtctcCAACCCGTCCACTGACAAACTGAGCCACCATGTCAACATCACTCTCAGACATCTCCAGGTAGTCCCACAT AACATCGAGGATTCTTCTAATGTCAGCTACATCTGTGCATACTGGGATGAGTCAGGGGCCTGGTCCACACATGGTTGTCTTCAGCAGTATTCCAACGAGACTTACACAATTTGTACATGTAACCACCTGAGCAGCTTCGCCGTACTCATGGCCCGTCATAaaatgaag CACACCTTTGGGCTCATGGTGGTGACCAAGATAGGCCTGATCATatctctgctgtgtttgatACTGTGCATCCTGACGTTCAAGTTCTGTCGCTCCATACAAGGGACCCGCACCACCATCCACTTGCACCTCTGCATCTGCCTCTTCATGGCAGACCTCGTCTTCCTGGCTGGCATTTCACAAACTAAACCTGAG GGTGGCTGCAAGTTCGTTGCGGCGTtgcttcacttcttcttcttgggcGTATTCACATGGATGCTGTTAGAAGGGGTGCAGCTGTACCGCATGGTCGTCCTTGTGTTCAATGCCAGCATTCGGCCTCTCTACCTATATGTCACAGGTTATGGGGCGCCTCTTGTTATCGTCGCAATATCTGGCATCATTAGACCACAAGGCTACGGCACTGACGAGCA CTGCTGGCTATCCCTGAACAACGGCCTCATCTGGAGCTTCTTCGGCCCGGtgtgcatcatcatcatcctgaatgtttttttcttcatcatcactgtcTGGAAGCTTGCTCAGAAGTTCACCAGCCTCAACCCAGACCTCTCCAAACTGCACAAAATTAA AGCTTTCACCGTGACGGCCATAGCCCAGATGTGTATTCTGGGTCTGATGTGGGTATTTGGGGCCTTCTTGTTTGAAGAAGACACCACAGTAGTGGCATATATTTTCACCATCCTCAACAGCCTGCAGGGTGCACTGGTCTTCATCATGCACTGTCTGCTGTCTAAACAG gTGAGAGATGAGTATGCCCATTTCCTCTCCTGCATCTGCGCgcaagagaagaagagataCTCAGACTTCAGCAGCACCAATCCTTCCAGCAGTCAGTCACAA TCGCAGAGTGGGCAGCACACCGGAGAATCCCACATATGA
- the LOC125004568 gene encoding basement membrane-specific heparan sulfate proteoglycan core protein-like isoform X2, with amino-acid sequence MDLSPGALILCSLLCAALPVCAVAGQAPVISVEPRVATVRQGESVSFRCQVGSGAQLVQLEWRRAHNQAFADNVKVDGSVLTVAKARPGNQGQYRCLASNSAGRGSASAVLNVKHAPKVHLTPAGPLQVRIGDPVSVECRATGRPRPTLIWKRQGSTLHLVTEETSDVSTIQWPAVRPEDSGVYICQAENIEGITEIKIQIHVVTGLGAPVASVSATEMTVVEGHAVTMECQATGSPTPVITWSKLRAPLPWKHTVAGGVLTLTSVGRQDSGQYICNATNIHGFSEAYTQMEVEAPPYATCLPDQVRLQPGDALQVQCLAHGSHPIRYTWSRVGRASMPPAAETTRDGTLRIARVKQGDSGTYKCVATNHIGSSEALAKVIIKA; translated from the exons ATGGATTTATCACCTGGGGCTCTGATCCTGTGTTCTCTCTTATGTGCAG CTCTGCCTGTCTGTGCAGTGGCTGGCCAGGCTCCTGTCATCTCAGTGGAGCCCCGAGTTGCTACTGTGCGCCAAGGAGAGTCTGTCAGTTTTAGGTGCCAAGTGGGGAGTGGTGCACAACTAGTCCAACTGGAGTGGAGGAGAGCCCATAACCAAGCATTTGCAG ACAATGTGAAGGTTGATGGGTCTGTGCTGACAGTCGCTAAGGCCCGACCTGGAAACCAGGGACAGTACCGCTGTCTTGCATCCAATTCTGCCGGTCGCGGCTCTGCCAGCGCCGTGCTCAACGTCAAAC ATGCTCCAAAAGTGCACCTGACTCCAGCCGGGCCCCTGCAGGTCAGGATAGGTGACCCTGTGTCAGTGGAGTGTCGTGCCACAGGCAGGCCGCGCCCCACTCTGATCTGGAAACGCCAGGGCTCCACACTGCACCTGGTTACTGAGGAAACAAGTGATGTCAGCACCATACAG TGGCCTGCAGTACGTCCCGAGGACTCAGGAGTTTATATTTGCCAGGCTGAGAACATTGAGGGCATAACAGAGATCAAAATTCAGATCCACGTCGTGACAGGCCTTGGAGCACCAGTGGCTTCAGTGAGCGCCACAGAAATGACAGTGGTGGAGGGACATGCGGTCACAATGGAGTGTCAGGCCACTG GTTCCCCCACTCCTGTCATCACCTGGTCCAAGCTAAGAGCACCGCTGCCATGGAAACACACGGTGGCTGGTGGAGTTTTGACACTCACCAGCGTGGGGCGCCAGGACTCAGGGCAATACATCTGCAATGCCACCAACATACATGGCTTCAGTGAGGCGTACACgcagatggaggtggagg CCCCTCCATATGCCACCTGCCTGCCTGATCAGGTGAGGCTCCAACCCGGAGATGCCCTCCAGGTGCAGTGCCTCGCCCATGGCTCTCATCCCATCCGGTACACATGGAGCCGGGTGGGCAGGGCGAGCATGCCTCCTGCAGCAGAGACCACAAGGGATGGCACGCTGAGGATAGCCCGCGTCAAACAGGGCGACAGTGGCACATACAAATGCGTGGCAACCAACCACATAGGCTCCAGTGAGGCACTGGCCAAAGTTATCATAAAAG CTTAA